The sequence TCCTTGCCTGTCACCCCTCCCCCTGGGGGAGGGGGGTAGCCTCATCCTAGCACTTCGACGCCGGATGATAAGTAAATTGGCTTCCTTTTCGGTGGGGTCTTGCCAAAAAAAGACCGGCGCGGGCGGCCGGTCCAGTGTGCAAGAGGGAAGGGAGGGCGAAATGGGGCGGGTTTGCTCAGCGTTCCACTTTGTAACCTGCCTGCGACCATTGGTTCATGCCGCCGGCCATGTTGTGAACATTGTCGAAACCCTGGTCGCGCAGGAATTGGGTGGCCTGGCCGCTGCGGTTCCCCGAACGGCAGACGGCGACGACGGTTTTGTCTTTGGGGATTTCGTTCATCCGCGCCGGGACTGAACCGAGTGGGATGAGCGTGACGCCGGGGATGTGGCCGGCGTCGTATTCATCCTGCTCGCGCACATCGATGAAGACGACATCGGGGTTATCCAACAGGGCGGCGGCCTGAGCGACCGTGATCTCGACCGGCAACGAAGACAGGTCGGGCGCGGCGTCTTTGGGGGCGGAAGCGCCGCCACAACCTGCCAGAGCGAGGAGGAAGGCGAAAAGGAAGAGAGAGAGCTGCTTCATCGTTTGCCGCGGGCGGCTTTGGCCGCGGGTTGTGGCTTGGAACGGATGGTGTGGTTGACGACCAGACCGGCGATGCCGATGGCGATGGCGATCAATGAGAAGATCGAGGCCGTAGGCAGAGCGCCGATGGTCCAGGCATCGGGCCGGAACAGCAATTCGATCCAGAAACGACCCACGGGGTAGATGATGAGATAGAGGAAGATGACATCGCCCTGGCGCAGGCGGTCGTGGAAGCGCCGGGAAATCCAGTAGAGCAAGAGGAAGCCGGCAAAGTTCCACAGGGATTCGTAGAGGAACGTGGGATGGAAATGGGTGCCAGCCGGAACGTCGCCTTTGGGCGGGCAGTGGAAGTTGCCAAAACGGTGCTGGCAGTCGATGGTGATGCCCCAGGGCAGGGTTGTGGGCGGGCCGTAGAGTTCCTGGTTGATGTAGTTGCCCCAACGCCCGATCGATTGAGCCAGAAGCAGGCCGGGGGCGGCGTAATCGGCCCATTCCAAAAAGCGCAACTTGGCGAAGTGGGTATAGAGGAACAGCCCTAACATCCCGCCGATGACGCCGCCAAAGATGCCCAGGCCCCGAAAGCCACCGTTCCAGAAGGCGATGATCTCGATCGGGTGTTGGCGATAATAGCTCCAACCGGTGAACTCGCCCGCCGGCTGCGAGAAGACATGGTACAGCCGGGCGCCGAGTATCCCCAACAGCAGGATGACGGTGAGCATGTTCCAGATGTGTTCGGGGTTCTGGCCGGCGCGTTTGGCCAGGCTGCCGGCCACGAACGCGCCCAGGACGGCGCCGGCGACGATGAGGATGCCGTACCAGTGCACCTGGAGGGGGCCGATACTGAAGGCGACAGGATTCATGAATGACTCCGGGGTGGGGTGCGAGTTCCGGGTTCCGAGTTCCGGGTTGCGTGTTGCGTGTTGCGTGTTGTTGTTTTAGAGGTGCGACGCACTTTGGAAGTGCGTCGCACCTGAATTTCAGCTCATCCTTCGGCAATGCCGAGTTCCGTTTTGAGGATGCCGCGCACGCCGTGGACGCGGTCGAAGGAGCGGAAACGGTCGGAATCGGCATGGTCGACGGCGCTGAAGAGGACAAAGCCAACCACACCGACGTAGGCAGCCGCCGCCGCCAATTGCGCCCAGGGCAGCGTGGCCATTTGCAGCGCCAGCGCCACCTTGGCCACGGCCAGCCCTTTGAAGACCACATCGGCGATCTTGGCGCGGCCCGCAAAGCTGCCTTGCAGAACGATGATCTGGTCGCGCGCGGCCACCAACTTGGCGTCATCACCCGAGTATGCCTCGATCCAGCCCTTGCCTTGCTCGAAAATACCCATCTTGTCGATCCAGCGTTCGATGGACTGCCGGATCTTCTTGTCGTCCTTCAGTTGTTCCAGAAAATCGACCACGCCCTTCTTGATCTGTTCCTCGCCCTGTTCGCCCAGCAGCAGCCGGATCTTAGCGGTGGCCTTGAGAATGTACTCCACCGCCAGCCGCAGGGCAGTGATGGTGCTCTGGCGCAACTTCTCGGCGATATCGACGCCCAACATCTCCGCCGCTTCTTTGAGCGCGGCCAGGGGCATCAACAGCAGTCCTTCCAGGGCGTCCTTGCTGGCCCCGAACGTTCGCTCCTCGATGTCATCCAGGCACTTGTAGGTGGCGTCGATCAGGGCCTTCTTGCTGGCAGTATCGCCGCGAAAGGAGACAACCTTGATCGTCGGCGCAAGGAGTTCGTCGGGATGCACCAGCGCCTGGTTGATCAGGGTCTCGTTGCCGCCGGTGGTGGAGCGTTTCCTCCCGCGGGCAGCAGCGTCCAGATCGGGCGCCAACAGCCGTTCGGCAATCGCCAGGTCGGCGGCGGCCGCGGCCAGCAGCTGCACCTCGGCGCGACTGCGCTCGACCGGGCCAGGGGCATCCTGCCACTTCTGCCAGAGAGCGCCTTCGAGGAGGGCGCTCTGATCGAGGAAACGGAGAGCCGCCTCGATGTCGGCGTCAG comes from Caldilineales bacterium and encodes:
- a CDS encoding rhodanese-like domain-containing protein, with the translated sequence MKQLSLFLFAFLLALAGCGGASAPKDAAPDLSSLPVEITVAQAAALLDNPDVVFIDVREQDEYDAGHIPGVTLIPLGSVPARMNEIPKDKTVVAVCRSGNRSGQATQFLRDQGFDNVHNMAGGMNQWSQAGYKVER
- the lgt gene encoding prolipoprotein diacylglyceryl transferase: MNPVAFSIGPLQVHWYGILIVAGAVLGAFVAGSLAKRAGQNPEHIWNMLTVILLLGILGARLYHVFSQPAGEFTGWSYYRQHPIEIIAFWNGGFRGLGIFGGVIGGMLGLFLYTHFAKLRFLEWADYAAPGLLLAQSIGRWGNYINQELYGPPTTLPWGITIDCQHRFGNFHCPPKGDVPAGTHFHPTFLYESLWNFAGFLLLYWISRRFHDRLRQGDVIFLYLIIYPVGRFWIELLFRPDAWTIGALPTASIFSLIAIAIGIAGLVVNHTIRSKPQPAAKAARGKR